From Nitrospirota bacterium:
GTCGGAATTGCCTCCCAAAAACATAAGTGCGGAAAGCAAAACACTCGTATCCAGCACTATTCTTGGAGATTTATTTTCGATTCTCATGAACGTTTCGTTCCACCTCTTCTTCAGAAACGAAAGAAAACTCCTTTGCTTTTTGAGCAGCCTCTTGCTGCAATTTTTTCCATTGATGGGTTTCCAAGAATTGTCCCAAAGCTTCTTTGACCAAATCACTTTTGGACACGTTCCCTTCTTTGGCTACTTTTTCAGCCTCTTTAATCATCTTGGGAGGGAGGGAAACGGTCCATGATTTTACTGTACTCAATCCAAGGCCTCCTTACTAATTTAGATTGATATTTTTTTAAGTTAATTTTTATGATGTTGCAATCATAAATGATTTTCTTTGTCAATTCAAGGGGTTTTTAATCATTTGGCATAAAATATGAGTAATCCCCCTTTCTAATTTGTTCATAACTTATTGAATTTAAATAAATTTTTAATTTTTGTCGAATTTAATGAAAATTATACATAACCCATTGAAAAATAACTAATTTTAT
This genomic window contains:
- a CDS encoding ribbon-helix-helix protein, CopG family; the protein is MSTVKSWTVSLPPKMIKEAEKVAKEGNVSKSDLVKEALGQFLETHQWKKLQQEAAQKAKEFSFVSEEEVERNVHENRK